The sequence CGATGTCAATAAACGATCAACCCGTTGTTGTCGATTTCAGCGTATTTCGCGATGCAATGGTCTGGCCGATGGTTGCGGCCGGAACCTCTAATGATGAAATCATGATTGCTCGGGGCTTAGCTCCCGACTGGGATTCAGAGGAGTTGTGATGAGTAAACATACGCTCGCAGTTCTCGTAGAGAACAGCCCTGGTGTTCTGGCGCGTGTTGCTTCGCTCTTCTCGCGGCGCGCATACAACATCGATTCGCTGGCGGTTGGACCCACAGAGAATCCAGATATTTCACGTATGACAATCGTCCTTAACCTTGAAGGACACGTACTTGACCAAGTTATGGCACAGGTTTACAAACTAGTCAACGTAATTGCAGTATCGGAGATGCCGGTCGAGTCCAGCATCCAAAGAGAATTGCTTCTAGTCAAAGTCGAAACAACGAATAGGCAAGATGTACTTGCTCTGGTTGCCCAGTTTGGCGCCAAAGTTGTTGACGAAGATCCGGAAGCGATAACTATCGAAGCGACAGCCGAGAGTGCTCGTATTGAAGGTTTGTTGAAGGCGCTTACTCCGCTAGGTATAAGGGAACTCGTTCAGTCAGGTCTGGTGGCACTTGAGCGTGGCACCGCGGCGCTCTCTGACCGTACCCTTAGCGCACAGGGGATATCGACACTTCACGAAATCAGCACTCAGGCCGACTACCAGAATTAAAGAGACCAAAGACCAAGAAAAGGGAGAACACCGTGGCAACGATGTATCACGATGAAGATGCAGACCTATCCATCATTCAGGGACGAAAGGTTGCCGTCATTGGCTATGGCTCGCAGGGCCATGCTCACGCGCTCAGCCTACGTGACAGCGGCGTGGATGTTCGTGTCGGTCTTGCTGAAGGTTCGAAGTCGCGCGAAAAGGCGCAGGCCGAAGGCCTTCGCGTTGTATCAGTGGCTGAAGCTGTTAAAGAAGCAACTGTCATCATGATTCTTGCACCAGACCCAGTACAGCGACATATTTACAAAGAGTCCATCGAGCCAAACCTCAAAAATGGCGATGCCATCTTCTTCGGCCACGGATTTAGTATCCGTTTTGGTTACATCAAGCCATCGGTAAATGTTGATGTGTGCATGGTTGCGCCGAAAGGCCCAGGACACCTTGTGCGTCGTGAATACTCGGCCGGCCGCGGAGTTCCAGTGATCGTTGCGGTAGAACAAGATTCAACCGGAAATGCTTGGCCACTCACCCTTTCTTACGCCAAGGCAATCGGCGGTCTTCGTGCAGGCGGAATTCTTACCACCTTTACTGAAGAGACGGAGACAGATCTTTTCGGCGAACAGGCAGTACTTTGTGGTGGCGCTTCACAGTTGGTTCAGTATGGTTTCGAAGTTCTTACCGAGGCCGGTTACCAACCAGAAGTTGCATACTTCGAGTGTCTTCACGAACTCAAGTTGATTGTTGACCTCATGTACGAAGGCGGCATTGCCAAGATGCGCTGGTCAATCTCAGACACCGCCGAATATGGTGACTATGTATCGGGACCTCGCGTGATCGATCCACACGTGAAGGAGAACATGAAGGCGGTTCTTGCCGATGTTCAGAGCGGTGCTTTCGCAAAGCGATTTATCGA comes from Candidatus Paceibacterota bacterium and encodes:
- the ilvN gene encoding acetolactate synthase small subunit, producing MSKHTLAVLVENSPGVLARVASLFSRRAYNIDSLAVGPTENPDISRMTIVLNLEGHVLDQVMAQVYKLVNVIAVSEMPVESSIQRELLLVKVETTNRQDVLALVAQFGAKVVDEDPEAITIEATAESARIEGLLKALTPLGIRELVQSGLVALERGTAALSDRTLSAQGISTLHEISTQADYQN
- the ilvC gene encoding ketol-acid reductoisomerase gives rise to the protein MYHDEDADLSIIQGRKVAVIGYGSQGHAHALSLRDSGVDVRVGLAEGSKSREKAQAEGLRVVSVAEAVKEATVIMILAPDPVQRHIYKESIEPNLKNGDAIFFGHGFSIRFGYIKPSVNVDVCMVAPKGPGHLVRREYSAGRGVPVIVAVEQDSTGNAWPLTLSYAKAIGGLRAGGILTTFTEETETDLFGEQAVLCGGASQLVQYGFEVLTEAGYQPEVAYFECLHELKLIVDLMYEGGIAKMRWSISDTAEYGDYVSGPRVIDPHVKENMKAVLADVQSGAFAKRFIDDQDAGAPEFKAFREKGQTHPIEAVGRNLRALMSWVKNPKDDYQEGSAARG